One window from the genome of Balaenoptera musculus isolate JJ_BM4_2016_0621 chromosome 3, mBalMus1.pri.v3, whole genome shotgun sequence encodes:
- the LOC118892462 gene encoding 14-3-3 protein beta/alpha-like: MTMDKSELVQKAKLTEQVERYDDMAAAVKAVMEQGHELSNEERKLLSVVYKNMVSARRSSWRVIASIKQKTERNETQQQMGKEYREKIKAELQDICNDVLDLLDKYLIPNATQPESKVFYLKMKGDYFRYLPEVASRDNKQTTVSNSQQSYPEAFGISKKEMQPTHPIQLGLAFNFSVFYYEILNSPEKACSLAKTAFDEAIAELDTLNEESYKNSILIMQLLRDNLTLWTLENQGDKGDAGEGEN; this comes from the coding sequence ATGACCATGGATAAAAGTGAGCTGGTACAGAAAGCCAAACTCACCGAGCAGGTGGAGCGCTACGATGACATGGCTGCGGCCGTGAAGGCAGTCATGGAGCAGGGGCACGAGCTCTCCAATGAGGAGAGAAAACTGCTGTCTGTTGTCTACAAGAACATGGTCAGTGCCCGCCGTTCTTCCTGGCGTGTCATCGCCAGCAtcaaacagaaaacagagaggaacGAGACGCAGCAGCAGATGGGCAAAGAGTACCGTGAGAAGATCAAGGCAGAGCTGCAGGACATCTGCAACGATGTTCTGGACCTGTTGGACAAATACCTTATTCCCAATGCTACACAACCAGAAAGTAAGGTGTTCTACTTGAAAATGAAAGGCGATTATTTTAGATATCTTCCTGAGGTGGCATCTAGAGATAATAAACAAACCACTGTGTCAAACTCCCAGCAGTCTTACCCGGAAGCATTTGGAATTAGTAAGAAAGAAATGCAGCCTACACACCCAATTCAACTGGGCTTGGCATTTAATTTCTCCGTCTTTTACTATGAGATTCTAAACTCTCCTGAAAAGGCTTGCAGCCTGGCAAAAACGGCATTTGATGAAGCGATTGCTGAATTGGACACACTGAATGAAGAGTCTTACAAAAACAGCATCCTGATCATGCAGTTGCTTAGGGACAATCTCACTCTGTGGACGTTGGAAAACCAGGGAGACAAAGGAgatgctggggagggagagaactaA
- the CCNI2 gene encoding cyclin-I2, which yields MASGGRPAPETSASEIRSIRRPGESPDESLGETVLRCLLPPPPWNVSLPAAIRRSFPEACLRGAVSLPEPSWTRLMRGAMRPRPAARPAPGAALGPPPPPPPVPSRPGLVPSEWGGVLDELQLDAHLTQAQGREARLWLGGRLQVEICEAFQEVVLGLLRVENIFDFSQTTFNLALTIFRRLIVSVKIKKCLLHCVTITSLRLAAKVNEEEELIPRIKDFIKHYGSGYSPNELLRMELAILDKLHWDLYSGTPLDFLTIVSTSLPWTHCAFRTAVHNVGWQSTRPCTCSTVR from the exons ATGGCTTCCGGCGGGCGGCCCGCGCCGGAGACGTCCGCCTCGGAGATAAGATCCATCCGGCGTCCAGGTGAGAGTCCGGACGAAAGTCTGGGCGAAACAGTCCTTCGCTGTCTTCTCCCTCCGCCTCCGTGGAACGTCTCTCTCCCCGCGGCGATCCGGAGAAGTTTCCCGGAGGCTTGCCTGCGCGGAGCGGTCAGTCTCCCGGAGCCGTCGTGGACCAGACTCATGCGGGGGGCAATGCGGCCTCGGCCAGCTgcgcgccccgcccccggcgcCGCTCTGGGGCcaccgcccccgccgcccccagtTCCCAGCCGGCCCGGGCTGGTGCCGAGCGAGTGGGGAGGCGTCCTGGACGAGCTGCAGCTGGATGCCCACCTGACCCAGGCCCAGGGCCGCGAGGCGCGCCTGTGGCTGGGGGGCCGACTCCAG GTGGAGATTTGCGAAGCTTTCCAGGAAGTCGTGTTGGGGCTCCTGAGAGTTGAGAACATCTTTGACTTCTCCCAGACCACTTTTAACCTGGCTCTCACTATCTTCAGACGCCTCATAGTTTCAGTAAAG ATAAAAAAGTGTTTACTCCATTGTGTTACAATTACTTCCTTGAGACTTGCTGCAAAAGTTAATGAAGAAGAGGAG ttaaTTCCACGCATAAAAGACTTCATAAAGCACTACGGCTCTGGCTATTCCCCGAATGAGCTGCTGAGGATGGAGCTGGCTATTTTGGACAAACTTCACTGGGACCTCTACAGTGGGACACCGCTGGACTTCTTGACCATAGTAAGTACGAGTCTACCCTGGACTCATTGTGCCTTTAGAACAGCTGTTCACAACGTAGGATGGCAAAGCACACGTCCTTGCACATGCAGCACAGTGAGGTGA
- the SEPTIN8 gene encoding septin-8 isoform X8 → MAATDLERFSLPDPGCDSRQVWPQWSGLKQPFPRNWRDSRFSPVDVWAPIQNAEPEPRSLSLGGHVGFDSLPDQLVSKSVTQGFSFNILCVGETGIGKSTLMNTLFNTTFETEEASHHEECVRLRPQTYDLQESNVQLKLTIVDAVGFGDQINKDESYRPIVDYIDAQFENYLQEELKIRRSLFDYHDTRIHVCLYFITPTGHSLKSLDLVTMKKLDSKVNIIPIIAKADTISKSELHKFKIKIMGELVSNGVQIYQFPTDDEAVAEVNAVMNAHLPFAVVGSTEEVKVGNKLVRARQYPWGVVQVENENHCDFVKLREMLIRVNMEDLREQTHSRHYELYRRCKLEEMGFQDSDGDSQPFSLQETYEAKRKEFLSELQRKEEEMRQMFVNKVKETELELKEKERELHEKFEHLKRVHQEEKRKVEEKRRELEEETNAFNRRKAAVEALQSQALHATSQQPLRKDKDKKNRSDIGVQQSGMSLSNSKVMMTKASVEPLNCSSWWPAIQCCSCLVRDATWREGFL, encoded by the exons AATGCAGAGCCAGAGCCCCGGAGCCTCTCCCTGGGTGGCCATGTGGGTTTCGACAGCCTCCCCGACCAGCTGGTCAGCAAGTCGGTCACTCAGGGCTTCAGCTTCAACATCCTCTGTGTGG GGGAGACCGGCATTGGCAAGTCCACACTGATGAACACGCTCTTCAACACAACCTTTGAGACCGAGGAAGCCAGTCACCATGAGGAGTGTGTGCGCCTGCGGCCCCAGACCTACGACCTCCAGGAGAGCAACGTGCAGCTCAAGCTGACCATCGTGGATGCCGTGGGCTTCGGGGATCAGATCAATAAGGATGAGAG TTACAGGCCCATAGTCGACTACATCGATGCGCAGTTTGAAAACTACCTGCAGGAGGAGCTGAAGATCCGCCGTTCGCTCTTCGACTACCATGACACGAGGATCCACGTCTGCCTCTACTTCATCACGCCCACGGGGCACTCCCTCAAGTCCCTGGATCTGGTGACCATGAAGAAACTAGACAGCAAG GTGAACATTATTCCCATCATCGCCAAAGCGGACACCATTTCCAAGAGTGAGCTCCACAAGTTCAAGATCAAGATCATGGGTGAGCTGGTCAGCAATGGGGTCCAGATCTACCAGTTTCCCACGGATGATGAAGCTGTTGCAGAGGTTAATGCGGTCATGAAT GCACACCTGCCCTTTGCCGTGGTGGGCAGCACCGAGGAGGTGAAGGTGGGGAACAAGCTGGTGCGAGCGCGACAGTACCCTTGGGGCGTGGTGCAGG TGGAGAACGAAAATCACTGCGACTTCGTGAAGCTCCGGGAGATGTTGATCCGGGTGAACATGGAGGACCTCCGCGAGCAGACCCACAGTCGGCACTACGAGCTCTACCGGCGCTGCAAGTTGGAGGAGATGGGCTTCCAGGACAGCGATGGTGACAGCCAGCCTTTCAG CCTACAGGAGACATACGAGGCCAAGAGGAAAGAATTCCTGAGCGAGctgcagaggaaggaggaggagatgaggcAGATGTTCGTCAACAAAGTGAAGGAGACGGAGCTGGAgttgaaggagaaggagagagag CTCCACGAGAAGTTCGAACACCTCAAGCGGGTCCACCAGGAAGAGAAGCGCAAGGTGGAGGAGAAGCGCCGGGAACTGGAGGAGGAGACCAACGCCTTCAACCGCAGGAAGGCGGCGGTGGAGGCCCTGCAGTCTCAGGCCCTGCACGCCACCTCGCAGCAGCCTCTGAGGAAGGACAAGGACAAGAAGAA CAGATCAGATATAGGAGTACAGCAGTCGGGCATGAGCCTCTCCAACTCTAAGGTGATGATGACCAAGGCCAGTGTGGAGCCCTTGAACTGCAGCAGCTGGTGGCCCGCCATACAGTGCTGCAGCTGCCTGGTCAGGGACGCGACGTGGAGGGAAGGATTCCTCTGA
- the SEPTIN8 gene encoding septin-8 isoform X2 gives MAATDLERFSLPDPGCDSRQVWPQWSGLKQPFPRNWRDSRFSPVDVWAPIQNAEPEPRSLSLGGHVGFDSLPDQLVSKSVTQGFSFNILCVGETGIGKSTLMNTLFNTTFETEEASHHEECVRLRPQTYDLQESNVQLKLTIVDAVGFGDQINKDERPIVDYIDAQFENYLQEELKIRRSLFDYHDTRIHVCLYFITPTGHSLKSLDLVTMKKLDSKVNIIPIIAKADTISKSELHKFKIKIMGELVSNGVQIYQFPTDDEAVAEVNAVMNAHLPFAVVGSTEEVKVGNKLVRARQYPWGVVQVENENHCDFVKLREMLIRVNMEDLREQTHSRHYELYRRCKLEEMGFQDSDGDSQPFSLQETYEAKRKEFLSELQRKEEEMRQMFVNKVKETELELKEKERELHEKFEHLKRVHQEEKRKVEEKRRELEEETNAFNRRKAAVEALQSQALHATSQQPLRKDKDKKNRSDIGVQQSGMSLSNSKVMMTKASVEPLNCSSWWPAIQCCSCLVRDATWREGFL, from the exons AATGCAGAGCCAGAGCCCCGGAGCCTCTCCCTGGGTGGCCATGTGGGTTTCGACAGCCTCCCCGACCAGCTGGTCAGCAAGTCGGTCACTCAGGGCTTCAGCTTCAACATCCTCTGTGTGG GGGAGACCGGCATTGGCAAGTCCACACTGATGAACACGCTCTTCAACACAACCTTTGAGACCGAGGAAGCCAGTCACCATGAGGAGTGTGTGCGCCTGCGGCCCCAGACCTACGACCTCCAGGAGAGCAACGTGCAGCTCAAGCTGACCATCGTGGATGCCGTGGGCTTCGGGGATCAGATCAATAAGGATGAGAG GCCCATAGTCGACTACATCGATGCGCAGTTTGAAAACTACCTGCAGGAGGAGCTGAAGATCCGCCGTTCGCTCTTCGACTACCATGACACGAGGATCCACGTCTGCCTCTACTTCATCACGCCCACGGGGCACTCCCTCAAGTCCCTGGATCTGGTGACCATGAAGAAACTAGACAGCAAG GTGAACATTATTCCCATCATCGCCAAAGCGGACACCATTTCCAAGAGTGAGCTCCACAAGTTCAAGATCAAGATCATGGGTGAGCTGGTCAGCAATGGGGTCCAGATCTACCAGTTTCCCACGGATGATGAAGCTGTTGCAGAGGTTAATGCGGTCATGAAT GCACACCTGCCCTTTGCCGTGGTGGGCAGCACCGAGGAGGTGAAGGTGGGGAACAAGCTGGTGCGAGCGCGACAGTACCCTTGGGGCGTGGTGCAGG TGGAGAACGAAAATCACTGCGACTTCGTGAAGCTCCGGGAGATGTTGATCCGGGTGAACATGGAGGACCTCCGCGAGCAGACCCACAGTCGGCACTACGAGCTCTACCGGCGCTGCAAGTTGGAGGAGATGGGCTTCCAGGACAGCGATGGTGACAGCCAGCCTTTCAG CCTACAGGAGACATACGAGGCCAAGAGGAAAGAATTCCTGAGCGAGctgcagaggaaggaggaggagatgaggcAGATGTTCGTCAACAAAGTGAAGGAGACGGAGCTGGAgttgaaggagaaggagagagag CTCCACGAGAAGTTCGAACACCTCAAGCGGGTCCACCAGGAAGAGAAGCGCAAGGTGGAGGAGAAGCGCCGGGAACTGGAGGAGGAGACCAACGCCTTCAACCGCAGGAAGGCGGCGGTGGAGGCCCTGCAGTCTCAGGCCCTGCACGCCACCTCGCAGCAGCCTCTGAGGAAGGACAAGGACAAGAAGAA CAGATCAGATATAGGAGTACAGCAGTCGGGCATGAGCCTCTCCAACTCTAAGGTGATGATGACCAAGGCCAGTGTGGAGCCCTTGAACTGCAGCAGCTGGTGGCCCGCCATACAGTGCTGCAGCTGCCTGGTCAGGGACGCGACGTGGAGGGAAGGATTCCTCTGA
- the SEPTIN8 gene encoding septin-8 isoform X1 — MAATDLERFSLPDPGCDSRQVWPQWSGLKQPFPRNWRDSRFSPVDVWAPIQNAEPEPRSLSLGGHVGFDSLPDQLVSKSVTQGFSFNILCVGETGIGKSTLMNTLFNTTFETEEASHHEECVRLRPQTYDLQESNVQLKLTIVDAVGFGDQINKDESYRPIVDYIDAQFENYLQEELKIRRSLFDYHDTRIHVCLYFITPTGHSLKSLDLVTMKKLDSKVNIIPIIAKADTISKSELHKFKIKIMGELVSNGVQIYQFPTDDEAVAEVNAVMNAHLPFAVVGSTEEVKVGNKLVRARQYPWGVVQVENENHCDFVKLREMLIRVNMEDLREQTHSRHYELYRRCKLEEMGFQDSDGDSQPFSLQETYEAKRKEFLSELQRKEEEMRQMFVNKVKETELELKEKERELHEKFEHLKRVHQEEKRKVEEKRRELEEETNAFNRRKAAVEALQSQALHATSQQPLRKDKDKKKSDIGVQQSGMSLSNSKVMMTKASVEPLNCSSWWPAIQCCSCLVRDATWREGFL, encoded by the exons AATGCAGAGCCAGAGCCCCGGAGCCTCTCCCTGGGTGGCCATGTGGGTTTCGACAGCCTCCCCGACCAGCTGGTCAGCAAGTCGGTCACTCAGGGCTTCAGCTTCAACATCCTCTGTGTGG GGGAGACCGGCATTGGCAAGTCCACACTGATGAACACGCTCTTCAACACAACCTTTGAGACCGAGGAAGCCAGTCACCATGAGGAGTGTGTGCGCCTGCGGCCCCAGACCTACGACCTCCAGGAGAGCAACGTGCAGCTCAAGCTGACCATCGTGGATGCCGTGGGCTTCGGGGATCAGATCAATAAGGATGAGAG TTACAGGCCCATAGTCGACTACATCGATGCGCAGTTTGAAAACTACCTGCAGGAGGAGCTGAAGATCCGCCGTTCGCTCTTCGACTACCATGACACGAGGATCCACGTCTGCCTCTACTTCATCACGCCCACGGGGCACTCCCTCAAGTCCCTGGATCTGGTGACCATGAAGAAACTAGACAGCAAG GTGAACATTATTCCCATCATCGCCAAAGCGGACACCATTTCCAAGAGTGAGCTCCACAAGTTCAAGATCAAGATCATGGGTGAGCTGGTCAGCAATGGGGTCCAGATCTACCAGTTTCCCACGGATGATGAAGCTGTTGCAGAGGTTAATGCGGTCATGAAT GCACACCTGCCCTTTGCCGTGGTGGGCAGCACCGAGGAGGTGAAGGTGGGGAACAAGCTGGTGCGAGCGCGACAGTACCCTTGGGGCGTGGTGCAGG TGGAGAACGAAAATCACTGCGACTTCGTGAAGCTCCGGGAGATGTTGATCCGGGTGAACATGGAGGACCTCCGCGAGCAGACCCACAGTCGGCACTACGAGCTCTACCGGCGCTGCAAGTTGGAGGAGATGGGCTTCCAGGACAGCGATGGTGACAGCCAGCCTTTCAG CCTACAGGAGACATACGAGGCCAAGAGGAAAGAATTCCTGAGCGAGctgcagaggaaggaggaggagatgaggcAGATGTTCGTCAACAAAGTGAAGGAGACGGAGCTGGAgttgaaggagaaggagagagag CTCCACGAGAAGTTCGAACACCTCAAGCGGGTCCACCAGGAAGAGAAGCGCAAGGTGGAGGAGAAGCGCCGGGAACTGGAGGAGGAGACCAACGCCTTCAACCGCAGGAAGGCGGCGGTGGAGGCCCTGCAGTCTCAGGCCCTGCACGCCACCTCGCAGCAGCCTCTGAGGAAGGACAAGGACAAGAAGAA ATCAGATATAGGAGTACAGCAGTCGGGCATGAGCCTCTCCAACTCTAAGGTGATGATGACCAAGGCCAGTGTGGAGCCCTTGAACTGCAGCAGCTGGTGGCCCGCCATACAGTGCTGCAGCTGCCTGGTCAGGGACGCGACGTGGAGGGAAGGATTCCTCTGA
- the SEPTIN8 gene encoding septin-8 isoform X11: MNTLFNTTFETEEASHHEECVRLRPQTYDLQESNVQLKLTIVDAVGFGDQINKDESYRPIVDYIDAQFENYLQEELKIRRSLFDYHDTRIHVCLYFITPTGHSLKSLDLVTMKKLDSKVNIIPIIAKADTISKSELHKFKIKIMGELVSNGVQIYQFPTDDEAVAEVNAVMNAHLPFAVVGSTEEVKVGNKLVRARQYPWGVVQVENENHCDFVKLREMLIRVNMEDLREQTHSRHYELYRRCKLEEMGFQDSDGDSQPFSLQETYEAKRKEFLSELQRKEEEMRQMFVNKVKETELELKEKERELHEKFEHLKRVHQEEKRKVEEKRRELEEETNAFNRRKAAVEALQSQALHATSQQPLRKDKDKKNRSDIGVQQSGMSLSNSKVMMTKASVEPLNCSSWWPAIQCCSCLVRDATWREGFL; this comes from the exons ATGAACACGCTCTTCAACACAACCTTTGAGACCGAGGAAGCCAGTCACCATGAGGAGTGTGTGCGCCTGCGGCCCCAGACCTACGACCTCCAGGAGAGCAACGTGCAGCTCAAGCTGACCATCGTGGATGCCGTGGGCTTCGGGGATCAGATCAATAAGGATGAGAG TTACAGGCCCATAGTCGACTACATCGATGCGCAGTTTGAAAACTACCTGCAGGAGGAGCTGAAGATCCGCCGTTCGCTCTTCGACTACCATGACACGAGGATCCACGTCTGCCTCTACTTCATCACGCCCACGGGGCACTCCCTCAAGTCCCTGGATCTGGTGACCATGAAGAAACTAGACAGCAAG GTGAACATTATTCCCATCATCGCCAAAGCGGACACCATTTCCAAGAGTGAGCTCCACAAGTTCAAGATCAAGATCATGGGTGAGCTGGTCAGCAATGGGGTCCAGATCTACCAGTTTCCCACGGATGATGAAGCTGTTGCAGAGGTTAATGCGGTCATGAAT GCACACCTGCCCTTTGCCGTGGTGGGCAGCACCGAGGAGGTGAAGGTGGGGAACAAGCTGGTGCGAGCGCGACAGTACCCTTGGGGCGTGGTGCAGG TGGAGAACGAAAATCACTGCGACTTCGTGAAGCTCCGGGAGATGTTGATCCGGGTGAACATGGAGGACCTCCGCGAGCAGACCCACAGTCGGCACTACGAGCTCTACCGGCGCTGCAAGTTGGAGGAGATGGGCTTCCAGGACAGCGATGGTGACAGCCAGCCTTTCAG CCTACAGGAGACATACGAGGCCAAGAGGAAAGAATTCCTGAGCGAGctgcagaggaaggaggaggagatgaggcAGATGTTCGTCAACAAAGTGAAGGAGACGGAGCTGGAgttgaaggagaaggagagagag CTCCACGAGAAGTTCGAACACCTCAAGCGGGTCCACCAGGAAGAGAAGCGCAAGGTGGAGGAGAAGCGCCGGGAACTGGAGGAGGAGACCAACGCCTTCAACCGCAGGAAGGCGGCGGTGGAGGCCCTGCAGTCTCAGGCCCTGCACGCCACCTCGCAGCAGCCTCTGAGGAAGGACAAGGACAAGAAGAA CAGATCAGATATAGGAGTACAGCAGTCGGGCATGAGCCTCTCCAACTCTAAGGTGATGATGACCAAGGCCAGTGTGGAGCCCTTGAACTGCAGCAGCTGGTGGCCCGCCATACAGTGCTGCAGCTGCCTGGTCAGGGACGCGACGTGGAGGGAAGGATTCCTCTGA
- the SEPTIN8 gene encoding septin-8 isoform X9: MAATDLERFSNAEPEPRSLSLGGHVGFDSLPDQLVSKSVTQGFSFNILCVGETGIGKSTLMNTLFNTTFETEEASHHEECVRLRPQTYDLQESNVQLKLTIVDAVGFGDQINKDESYRPIVDYIDAQFENYLQEELKIRRSLFDYHDTRIHVCLYFITPTGHSLKSLDLVTMKKLDSKVNIIPIIAKADTISKSELHKFKIKIMGELVSNGVQIYQFPTDDEAVAEVNAVMNAHLPFAVVGSTEEVKVGNKLVRARQYPWGVVQVENENHCDFVKLREMLIRVNMEDLREQTHSRHYELYRRCKLEEMGFQDSDGDSQPFSLQETYEAKRKEFLSELQRKEEEMRQMFVNKVKETELELKEKERELHEKFEHLKRVHQEEKRKVEEKRRELEEETNAFNRRKAAVEALQSQALHATSQQPLRKDKDKKKASGWSSIYSVTIP, encoded by the exons AATGCAGAGCCAGAGCCCCGGAGCCTCTCCCTGGGTGGCCATGTGGGTTTCGACAGCCTCCCCGACCAGCTGGTCAGCAAGTCGGTCACTCAGGGCTTCAGCTTCAACATCCTCTGTGTGG GGGAGACCGGCATTGGCAAGTCCACACTGATGAACACGCTCTTCAACACAACCTTTGAGACCGAGGAAGCCAGTCACCATGAGGAGTGTGTGCGCCTGCGGCCCCAGACCTACGACCTCCAGGAGAGCAACGTGCAGCTCAAGCTGACCATCGTGGATGCCGTGGGCTTCGGGGATCAGATCAATAAGGATGAGAG TTACAGGCCCATAGTCGACTACATCGATGCGCAGTTTGAAAACTACCTGCAGGAGGAGCTGAAGATCCGCCGTTCGCTCTTCGACTACCATGACACGAGGATCCACGTCTGCCTCTACTTCATCACGCCCACGGGGCACTCCCTCAAGTCCCTGGATCTGGTGACCATGAAGAAACTAGACAGCAAG GTGAACATTATTCCCATCATCGCCAAAGCGGACACCATTTCCAAGAGTGAGCTCCACAAGTTCAAGATCAAGATCATGGGTGAGCTGGTCAGCAATGGGGTCCAGATCTACCAGTTTCCCACGGATGATGAAGCTGTTGCAGAGGTTAATGCGGTCATGAAT GCACACCTGCCCTTTGCCGTGGTGGGCAGCACCGAGGAGGTGAAGGTGGGGAACAAGCTGGTGCGAGCGCGACAGTACCCTTGGGGCGTGGTGCAGG TGGAGAACGAAAATCACTGCGACTTCGTGAAGCTCCGGGAGATGTTGATCCGGGTGAACATGGAGGACCTCCGCGAGCAGACCCACAGTCGGCACTACGAGCTCTACCGGCGCTGCAAGTTGGAGGAGATGGGCTTCCAGGACAGCGATGGTGACAGCCAGCCTTTCAG CCTACAGGAGACATACGAGGCCAAGAGGAAAGAATTCCTGAGCGAGctgcagaggaaggaggaggagatgaggcAGATGTTCGTCAACAAAGTGAAGGAGACGGAGCTGGAgttgaaggagaaggagagagag CTCCACGAGAAGTTCGAACACCTCAAGCGGGTCCACCAGGAAGAGAAGCGCAAGGTGGAGGAGAAGCGCCGGGAACTGGAGGAGGAGACCAACGCCTTCAACCGCAGGAAGGCGGCGGTGGAGGCCCTGCAGTCTCAGGCCCTGCACGCCACCTCGCAGCAGCCTCTGAGGAAGGACAAGGACAAGAAGAA agccAGTGGCTGGTCTTCCATTTACAGTGTCACTATTCCTTGA
- the SEPTIN8 gene encoding septin-8 isoform X10 produces the protein MAATDLERFSNAEPEPRSLSLGGHVGFDSLPDQLVSKSVTQGFSFNILCVGETGIGKSTLMNTLFNTTFETEEASHHEECVRLRPQTYDLQESNVQLKLTIVDAVGFGDQINKDESYRPIVDYIDAQFENYLQEELKIRRSLFDYHDTRIHVCLYFITPTGHSLKSLDLVTMKKLDSKVNIIPIIAKADTISKSELHKFKIKIMGELVSNGVQIYQFPTDDEAVAEVNAVMNAHLPFAVVGSTEEVKVGNKLVRARQYPWGVVQVENENHCDFVKLREMLIRVNMEDLREQTHSRHYELYRRCKLEEMGFQDSDGDSQPFSLQETYEAKRKEFLSELQRKEEEMRQMFVNKVKETELELKEKERELHEKFEHLKRVHQEEKRKVEEKRRELEEETNAFNRRKAAVEALQSQALHATSQQPLRKDKDKKN, from the exons AATGCAGAGCCAGAGCCCCGGAGCCTCTCCCTGGGTGGCCATGTGGGTTTCGACAGCCTCCCCGACCAGCTGGTCAGCAAGTCGGTCACTCAGGGCTTCAGCTTCAACATCCTCTGTGTGG GGGAGACCGGCATTGGCAAGTCCACACTGATGAACACGCTCTTCAACACAACCTTTGAGACCGAGGAAGCCAGTCACCATGAGGAGTGTGTGCGCCTGCGGCCCCAGACCTACGACCTCCAGGAGAGCAACGTGCAGCTCAAGCTGACCATCGTGGATGCCGTGGGCTTCGGGGATCAGATCAATAAGGATGAGAG TTACAGGCCCATAGTCGACTACATCGATGCGCAGTTTGAAAACTACCTGCAGGAGGAGCTGAAGATCCGCCGTTCGCTCTTCGACTACCATGACACGAGGATCCACGTCTGCCTCTACTTCATCACGCCCACGGGGCACTCCCTCAAGTCCCTGGATCTGGTGACCATGAAGAAACTAGACAGCAAG GTGAACATTATTCCCATCATCGCCAAAGCGGACACCATTTCCAAGAGTGAGCTCCACAAGTTCAAGATCAAGATCATGGGTGAGCTGGTCAGCAATGGGGTCCAGATCTACCAGTTTCCCACGGATGATGAAGCTGTTGCAGAGGTTAATGCGGTCATGAAT GCACACCTGCCCTTTGCCGTGGTGGGCAGCACCGAGGAGGTGAAGGTGGGGAACAAGCTGGTGCGAGCGCGACAGTACCCTTGGGGCGTGGTGCAGG TGGAGAACGAAAATCACTGCGACTTCGTGAAGCTCCGGGAGATGTTGATCCGGGTGAACATGGAGGACCTCCGCGAGCAGACCCACAGTCGGCACTACGAGCTCTACCGGCGCTGCAAGTTGGAGGAGATGGGCTTCCAGGACAGCGATGGTGACAGCCAGCCTTTCAG CCTACAGGAGACATACGAGGCCAAGAGGAAAGAATTCCTGAGCGAGctgcagaggaaggaggaggagatgaggcAGATGTTCGTCAACAAAGTGAAGGAGACGGAGCTGGAgttgaaggagaaggagagagag CTCCACGAGAAGTTCGAACACCTCAAGCGGGTCCACCAGGAAGAGAAGCGCAAGGTGGAGGAGAAGCGCCGGGAACTGGAGGAGGAGACCAACGCCTTCAACCGCAGGAAGGCGGCGGTGGAGGCCCTGCAGTCTCAGGCCCTGCACGCCACCTCGCAGCAGCCTCTGAGGAAGGACAAGGACAAGAAGAA ttaa